The genomic interval TACCTTTATCGACTCAAGCACACGTTCATTCGATATGCCTCTCCCATACACCTCATTCGCCATCCTCTCCGATCCGCTCTCGATCCCCATTGAAATTATCGAAGCCCCGGCGGAAACAAGTTTTTGCATTAATGGTTCGCTTACATGGTGAGGATGAAGAAAGGCGTCGAACGGAAGGTTAATTTCCGCCCGGTATTTCTCCACGAACTCATCCGTCCATTTTTTATTGGTGGCGAAAAGCTCGTCGTAAAACTTTATCCGCCTGACGTCCATGTATCTCTGCGCCATCTTTATCTCTGCAATGACGTTGTCGACTTTTCTCATCCGCAGGAAACCTTTCGAAGACTCCACGAAAATCGGATTCGAGCAGAACGAACAGCTGTGGGGGCACCCTCTCGCCGAGATGACGGTAAGCACCGGATCCTTTATCATCGGATCGCCTGGAAATACCTCCCCGCCACGAGTATGGAACTTGCCCGGCACGTTATACTCCGGGTCGGGGGTCACATTAACGTCAACCCACCCGGCCCATCCGTTATCAACGATGGAACCGTCCTCTCTCCTTAACCATATTCCGCTGATATTGCCCGCTCCCTCACCCCTCTCCATAGCTTTTAGCAGGGAGACGATGGCGACTTCTCCATCGCCGACACAAACCGCGTCAGCCGATTCCAATGAATCCTCGGGGCATATCGTTGGGTGCATTGAGCCCCAAATGACAGGTATTCCAAGCTCCTCCCTGATGGCTTCGGATAGGAGCGCCGCCATCTTCCTGTAGGACGAGCGCACCGATATCCCGACAATGTCCACCCCTTCGTTGCGCAAAAGGTTTACGAACGG from Nitrospinota bacterium carries:
- a CDS encoding B12-binding domain-containing radical SAM protein, producing the protein MTGSLAENRTGTDTGFVPLEKYRPKNQKPVIAFMNLYGYESLAVRYLGAAVRKAGYRCLEIYFEDAKRNFFRYPERHELMPFVNLLRNEGVDIVGISVRSSYRKMAALLSEAIREELGIPVIWGSMHPTICPEDSLESADAVCVGDGEVAIVSLLKAMERGEGAGNISGIWLRREDGSIVDNGWAGWVDVNVTPDPEYNVPGKFHTRGGEVFPGDPMIKDPVLTVISARGCPHSCSFCSNPIFVESSKGFLRMRKVDNVIAEIKMAQRYMDVRRIKFYDELFATNKKWTDEFVEKYRAEINLPFDAFLHPHHVSEPLMQKLVSAGASIISMGIESGSERMANEVYGRGISNERVLESIKVINRSGVTANYDLLIDNPLETPEDRKANFEFLYQIPRPFTLFIFSVAHLPGTALTKKLLDDGYITEDDVEGRNDHTLYQWEVSLTHNRPAEERFWLALISLLTKDFIPKPFIKMLSKIGLLKMFPAPLIFFAWTANIVKLSLMVLKRLRLGTITFQEIRRHANLRDIIVK